The following proteins are co-located in the Paroedura picta isolate Pp20150507F chromosome 18, Ppicta_v3.0, whole genome shotgun sequence genome:
- the LOC143827995 gene encoding cytochrome P450 1A4-like, with the protein MEAAPLETQGVLPVTDLLIACSISCLVLMIAKTFWKPVPQGLKRLPGPRGYPLVGNVPDLGKDPHLALTEMSQHYGDVMQIQLGTRPVLVLSGLETIRQALVKQGEDFMGRPDLYSFQFISEGQSLTFGHDSGETWRASRKLAQSALKTFSASPSPNSASCLLEEHVSNEADYLILKFLELMKAEKGFDPSRYIVISVANVICAMCFGKRYGHDDQELLSIVNMSTDFGEAAASGNPSDFIPILRYLPNRTMRTFRDLNRRFATFMLKLVRDHYTTFDKEHLRDITDSLIDHCQDKVDENGNVQCSDQKIVNLVGDLFGAGFDTVTTALSWSLMYLVTYPEIQKKIQEEIDQVIGRERKPRLADRSVLPYTEAFMLEMFRHSSFLPFTIPHCTTRDTALSGFYIPKNTCVFVNQWQVNHDAKLWKDPSSFRPERFLTADGAGINRLESEKVLSFGLGKRRCIGESIGRGEVFLFLTTLLQKLEFSLRQGQTADITPLYGLTMKHKKCEHFQIRQRF; encoded by the exons ATGGAGGCCGCCCCATTAGAAACCCAAGGGGTCCTTCCGGTCACCGACTTACTGATCGCTTGCAGCATTTCCTGTCTGGTCCTGATGATCGCGAAAACCTTCTGGAAGCCGGTCCCCCAGGGGCTGAAGAGACTCCCAGGACCGAGGGGCTACCCGTTGGTCGGCAACGTCCCGGACCTGGGGAAGGACCCGCACCTGGCCTTGACCGAGATGAGTCAGCACTACGGGGACGTGATGCAGATCCAGCTGGGGACACGGCCCGTCCTGGTGCTGAGCGGCCTGGAGACGATCCGGCAGGCCCTGGTGAAGCAGGGCGAGGACTTCATGGGCCGCCCCGACCTCTACAGCTTCCAGTTCATCAGCGAGGGCCAGAGCTTGACCTTCGGCCACGATTCCGGGGAAACCTGGCGGGCCAGTCGCAAGCTGGCCCAGAGCGCCCTGAAGACCTTCTCGGCCTCCCCCAGCCCGAACTCGGCCTCCTGCCTGCTCGAGGAGCACGTCTCCAACGAGGCCGACTACCTGATCCTGAAGTTCCTGGAGCTGATGAAGGCGGAGAAGGGCTTCGATCCTTCCCGGTACATTGTGATCTCGGTGGCCAACGTTATCTGCGCCATGTGCTTCGGGAAGCGCTACGGCCACGACGACCAGGAACTCCTCAGCATCGTCAACATGAGCACCGACTTCGGCGAGGCGGCCGCTTCGGGGAACCCGTCCGACTTCATCCCGATCCTCCGGTATCTCCCGAACCGGACCATGCGGACCTTCCGGGACCTCAACAGGCGGTTCGCGACCTTTATGCTGAAGCTGGTGAGGGACCATTACACCACCTTCGACAAG GAGCACCTCCGAGACATCACGGACTCCCTGATTGACCACTGCCAAGACAAGGTGGACGAGAACGGCAACGTCCAGTGTTCAGATCAGAAGATTGTCAATCTCGTCGGCGATCTCTTCGGTGCAG GTTTTGATACGGTAACCACCGCCTTGTCATGGTCCCTCATGTATCTGGTGACCTATCCGGAAATCCAGAAGAAGATTCAGGAGGAGATAG ACCAGGTAATCGGCAGAGAAAGAAAGCCCAGGCTGGCTGACCGCTCGGTGCTGCCCTACACCGAAGCCTTTATGCTGGAAATGTTTCGTcattcttccttcctgcccttcaCCATCCCTCACTG CACCACGCGGGATACGGCTCTGAGCGGCTTCTACATCCCTAAAAACACCTGCGTGTTCGTCAACCAATGGCAGGTCAACCACGATGC GAAACTCTGGAAGGATCCTTCGTCTTTCCGGCCCGAACGTTTCCTCACTGCCGACGGGGCTGGCATCAATCGCCTGGAGAGCGAGAAGGTCCTGTCTTTCGGTTTGGGGAAGAGGAGATGCATCGGGGAGTCCATTGGCCGAGGGGAGGTCTTCCTTTTCCTGACcaccctgctccagaaactcgaATTCAGCCTGCGCCAGGGACAGACGGCGGACATCACCCCGCTGTACGGACTCACCATGAAACACAAGAAGTGCGAGCATTTCCAGATCCGGCAGCGTTTCTAA
- the EDC3 gene encoding enhancer of mRNA-decapping protein 3 isoform X1 has product MRRSPSSAERRKEGSGAEGGSDAGLRATSGGKPTRGRRRAKRVSGRPSDPVVRENMATNWLGSVVSINCGDSLGVYQGRVSAVDQVSQTISLTRPFHNGVKCLVPEVTFRAGDITELKILEIPGPGDNGPCGDVQQKDLGVSGVGFQGSASQNGTGKLPKKPGASSSAPQNIPRRADVKSQEAAVSPQQHQCSKSYMDRHMESLSQPKVFRRRHNSWSSSSRHPNQATPKKSGVKNGPMKNKDDECFGDDIEEIPDTDFDFEGNLALFDKAAVFEEIETYERKSGTRSRGTPNEKAARYRHDENILESEPIVYRRITVPQASKEFCTDSGLVVPSVSYELHKKLLSVAEKHGLTLERRLEMTGVCASQMALSLLGGPNRLNPKNIHQRPTVALLCGPHVKGAQGISCGRHLSNHDVHVILFLPNFVKMLESITNELTLFGKTQGQQVSSVKDLPATPVDLVINCLDCHENAFLRDQPWYKAVVNWANQNRAPVLSLDPPVSEAEQGIDAKWSLALGLPLPLGERAGRVYLCDIGIPQKVFQEVGVNYHSPFGCKFVIPLHST; this is encoded by the exons ATGCGCCGCTCGCCCTCGTCCGCGGAAcggcggaaggaaggaagcggGGCGGAGGGCGGAAGTGACGCCGGGCTGCGAGCCACTTCCGGTGGGAAGCCTACTAGAGGGAGGCGGAGAGCCAAACGAGTGAGTGGCCGCCCCTCCGACCCAG TGGTCAGGGAAAACATGGCTACCAACTGGCTTGGAAGCGTGGTCTCCATCAACTGCGGAGACAGCTTAGGAGTCTACCAGGGGAGAGTATCGGCCGTGGACCAAGTCAGCCAGACAATCTCACTGACGCGGCCGTTCCATAACGGGGTCAAATGTTTGGTGCCGGAGGTGACCTTCAG GGCAGGTGACATCACCGAGCTGAAGATCCTGGAGATTCCCGGGCCTGGCGATAACGGGCCGTGCGGGGACGTCCAGCAGAAAGACCTCGGTGTGTCCGGCGTCGGATTCCAAGGCAGCGCCAGCCAGAACGGCACCGGGAAGCTGCCGAAGAAACCTGGGGCTtccagcagcgccccccagaACATCCCCCGGAGGGCGGACGTGAAAAGCCAGGAGGCGGCCGTCTCCCCCCAGCAGCATCAGTGTTCCAAGAGCTACATGGATCGGCACATGGAGTCCCTGAGCCAGCCAAAAGTGTTCCGCCGGAGGCATAACTCGT GGTCCTCCAGCAGCCGCCACCCGAACCAGGCGACCCCGAAGAAGAGCGGCGTGAAGAACGGGCCGATGAAGAACAAGGACGACGAGTGCTTCGGGGACGACATCGAGGAGATCCCGGACACGGATTTCGACTTCGAGGGGAACCTGGCGCTCTTCGACAAGGCGGCCGTGTTCGAAGAGATCGAGACCTACGAGAGGAAAAGCGGGACGCGCTCCCGGGGCACGCCCAACGAGAAGGCCGCCCGCTACCGGCACGACGAGAACATCCTGGAGTCCGAGCCCATCGTGTACCGAAGGATCACCGTGCCCCAGGCCAGTAAAGAGTTCTGCACGG ATTCCGGGCTGGTCGTTCCCAGCGTCTCCTACGAGCTGCACAAAAAGCTGCTCTCCGTGGCTGAGAAACACGGGCTGACCCTGGAGCGGCGGCTGGAAATGACCGGGGTGTGCGCCAGCCAGATGGCCTTGAGTCTGCTGGGAGGACCCAacag GCTGAACCCGAAAAACATCCACCAGCGCCCGACGGTCGCCTTGCTGTGCGGCCCCCACGTGAAGGGGGCCCAGGGGATCAGCTGTGGCCGGCACCTCTCCAACCACGACGTGCACGTCATCCTCTTCCTCCCCAATTTCGTCAAGATGCTGGAGTCCATCACCAACGAACTGACGCTCTTCGGCAAGACGCAAGGCCAGCAGGTGTCCAGCGTCAAAG ATCTTCCAGCCACGCCGGTCGACTTGGTGATCAACTGCTTGGATTGCCACGAGAACGCCTTCCTGAGGGACCAGCCGTGGTACAAGGCCGTGGTGAACTGGGCCAACCAGAACCGAGCCCCCGTGCTCAGCCTGGACCCCCCGGTGAGCGAGGCGGAGCAGGGCATCGACGCCAAGTGGTCGCTGGCCCTGGGGCTCCCCCTGCCGCTGGGCGAGAGGGCCGGGCGGGTGTACCTGTGCGACATCGGCATCCCGCAGAAGGTCTTCCAGGAGGTCGGCGTCAACTACCACTCGCCCTTCGGCTGCAAGTTCGTCATCCCCCTACACTCGACCTAG
- the EDC3 gene encoding enhancer of mRNA-decapping protein 3 isoform X2 gives MVRENMATNWLGSVVSINCGDSLGVYQGRVSAVDQVSQTISLTRPFHNGVKCLVPEVTFRAGDITELKILEIPGPGDNGPCGDVQQKDLGVSGVGFQGSASQNGTGKLPKKPGASSSAPQNIPRRADVKSQEAAVSPQQHQCSKSYMDRHMESLSQPKVFRRRHNSWSSSSRHPNQATPKKSGVKNGPMKNKDDECFGDDIEEIPDTDFDFEGNLALFDKAAVFEEIETYERKSGTRSRGTPNEKAARYRHDENILESEPIVYRRITVPQASKEFCTDSGLVVPSVSYELHKKLLSVAEKHGLTLERRLEMTGVCASQMALSLLGGPNRLNPKNIHQRPTVALLCGPHVKGAQGISCGRHLSNHDVHVILFLPNFVKMLESITNELTLFGKTQGQQVSSVKDLPATPVDLVINCLDCHENAFLRDQPWYKAVVNWANQNRAPVLSLDPPVSEAEQGIDAKWSLALGLPLPLGERAGRVYLCDIGIPQKVFQEVGVNYHSPFGCKFVIPLHST, from the exons A TGGTCAGGGAAAACATGGCTACCAACTGGCTTGGAAGCGTGGTCTCCATCAACTGCGGAGACAGCTTAGGAGTCTACCAGGGGAGAGTATCGGCCGTGGACCAAGTCAGCCAGACAATCTCACTGACGCGGCCGTTCCATAACGGGGTCAAATGTTTGGTGCCGGAGGTGACCTTCAG GGCAGGTGACATCACCGAGCTGAAGATCCTGGAGATTCCCGGGCCTGGCGATAACGGGCCGTGCGGGGACGTCCAGCAGAAAGACCTCGGTGTGTCCGGCGTCGGATTCCAAGGCAGCGCCAGCCAGAACGGCACCGGGAAGCTGCCGAAGAAACCTGGGGCTtccagcagcgccccccagaACATCCCCCGGAGGGCGGACGTGAAAAGCCAGGAGGCGGCCGTCTCCCCCCAGCAGCATCAGTGTTCCAAGAGCTACATGGATCGGCACATGGAGTCCCTGAGCCAGCCAAAAGTGTTCCGCCGGAGGCATAACTCGT GGTCCTCCAGCAGCCGCCACCCGAACCAGGCGACCCCGAAGAAGAGCGGCGTGAAGAACGGGCCGATGAAGAACAAGGACGACGAGTGCTTCGGGGACGACATCGAGGAGATCCCGGACACGGATTTCGACTTCGAGGGGAACCTGGCGCTCTTCGACAAGGCGGCCGTGTTCGAAGAGATCGAGACCTACGAGAGGAAAAGCGGGACGCGCTCCCGGGGCACGCCCAACGAGAAGGCCGCCCGCTACCGGCACGACGAGAACATCCTGGAGTCCGAGCCCATCGTGTACCGAAGGATCACCGTGCCCCAGGCCAGTAAAGAGTTCTGCACGG ATTCCGGGCTGGTCGTTCCCAGCGTCTCCTACGAGCTGCACAAAAAGCTGCTCTCCGTGGCTGAGAAACACGGGCTGACCCTGGAGCGGCGGCTGGAAATGACCGGGGTGTGCGCCAGCCAGATGGCCTTGAGTCTGCTGGGAGGACCCAacag GCTGAACCCGAAAAACATCCACCAGCGCCCGACGGTCGCCTTGCTGTGCGGCCCCCACGTGAAGGGGGCCCAGGGGATCAGCTGTGGCCGGCACCTCTCCAACCACGACGTGCACGTCATCCTCTTCCTCCCCAATTTCGTCAAGATGCTGGAGTCCATCACCAACGAACTGACGCTCTTCGGCAAGACGCAAGGCCAGCAGGTGTCCAGCGTCAAAG ATCTTCCAGCCACGCCGGTCGACTTGGTGATCAACTGCTTGGATTGCCACGAGAACGCCTTCCTGAGGGACCAGCCGTGGTACAAGGCCGTGGTGAACTGGGCCAACCAGAACCGAGCCCCCGTGCTCAGCCTGGACCCCCCGGTGAGCGAGGCGGAGCAGGGCATCGACGCCAAGTGGTCGCTGGCCCTGGGGCTCCCCCTGCCGCTGGGCGAGAGGGCCGGGCGGGTGTACCTGTGCGACATCGGCATCCCGCAGAAGGTCTTCCAGGAGGTCGGCGTCAACTACCACTCGCCCTTCGGCTGCAAGTTCGTCATCCCCCTACACTCGACCTAG